A genome region from Clostridium pasteurianum includes the following:
- a CDS encoding glycosyltransferase family 2 protein has protein sequence MSKLDISIIIVNYNTKELLRNCLNSIKSTVNDIEYEVIVTDNNSKDGSTVMLKQEFPWVKLIESKINGGFAYANNLAIKKSSGKYIFLLNSDTVLLRDVIKKMVTYMDENNDVGLLGPKLLNPDMTHQTSVSGFPTFKREVYHIYKLKNILKVPMLKKLMIAISGKIGSKDVEQYMMNFKEVNEPREVQVLVGAALLIRRDVIDKIGMLDERYFMYYEEIDFCYQANKAGFKAVYYPYGEIIHYIGQSSDKIKDITFYERYKSMIKYFNKNYGKLKEILVRINLIVGLMFRTVGNLVKFLFSHDKYTLYTVKIYFNTIKIALGFNINTLKKGE, from the coding sequence ATGAGCAAATTGGACATTTCAATTATAATAGTAAATTATAACACGAAGGAGCTTTTAAGAAACTGCCTTAATTCAATAAAGTCTACAGTAAATGATATTGAATATGAGGTTATAGTGACGGACAATAATTCAAAGGATGGAAGCACTGTTATGCTCAAACAGGAATTCCCATGGGTTAAGCTTATAGAAAGTAAAATCAATGGAGGCTTTGCTTATGCCAATAATCTTGCTATAAAAAAGAGCAGTGGCAAATACATATTTTTATTAAATAGTGATACGGTGCTTTTACGGGATGTAATAAAAAAAATGGTGACATATATGGATGAAAATAATGATGTGGGACTTTTGGGACCTAAACTATTAAATCCTGATATGACACATCAAACTTCTGTTTCTGGTTTCCCAACTTTTAAGAGAGAAGTATATCATATATATAAGCTTAAAAACATTCTTAAAGTGCCAATGTTAAAAAAGTTAATGATAGCTATATCTGGTAAAATAGGATCTAAAGATGTAGAGCAATATATGATGAACTTTAAGGAAGTAAATGAGCCACGTGAGGTTCAAGTTCTCGTTGGGGCTGCACTTCTAATAAGAAGAGATGTGATAGACAAAATAGGAATGCTTGATGAGAGGTATTTTATGTATTATGAAGAAATAGATTTTTGTTATCAGGCAAATAAAGCTGGATTTAAAGCAGTCTATTATCCTTATGGAGAGATAATTCACTACATAGGGCAGAGCAGCGATAAAATTAAAGATATAACGTTTTATGAAAGATATAAGAGTATGATAAAATACTTTAATAAGAATTATGGCAAATTAAAAGAAATACTTGTTAGAATTAACTTAATTGTTGGTTTAATGTTTAGGACAGTTGGTAACCTTGTAAAGTTTCTATTTAGCCATGATAAGTATACATTGTATACGGTGAAAATATATTTTAATACAATAAAAATTGCACTTGGGTTTAATATAAATACGTTAAAAAAAGGAGAATAG
- a CDS encoding O-antigen ligase family protein, with protein sequence MNDKVKKINYFVICLFIFLTPVVPYNMTIHKNITVSDCLLLAIFILFLVEILYNKEKFKECFYVMLGDKTLFCLVLLLFVMVISISYAMDKKLAFQETLRFFSYIVLYTILALNYKEKKYFKGFVNSFVASVFVVSVIGLVQKITGIGIRHIYDYKVNGVTMVRISSTLGNPNTLAALMILAIFPIAMMAFFDKNLKNKTFYGVLIVLVIYNMILTGSRNSYIALALGFCVLAVIYSIKFIIPIIALGGVSMLIPQVTSRLMNINNKNLNEARIKLWKTALKMIKEHPISGVGNGNYVSNYDIYVKKYPELRYLDYSHFPVHNSYLKIESELGVFGGIFFIAAIINMFLKVYYTYKNSNDKLRKAFYLGFTASAAAFMVMNLSDNLLFIPTITSFFWMFVALGDRH encoded by the coding sequence ATGAATGATAAGGTTAAGAAAATCAATTATTTTGTTATATGCTTGTTTATATTTTTAACACCTGTAGTTCCGTATAATATGACTATACATAAAAATATAACAGTTAGTGATTGTCTTCTTTTAGCAATTTTTATATTGTTCTTAGTCGAAATCTTATACAATAAGGAAAAATTTAAAGAATGCTTTTATGTTATGTTAGGTGATAAAACTTTATTTTGCTTAGTACTGTTACTTTTTGTTATGGTAATTTCAATTTCTTATGCTATGGATAAAAAATTAGCATTCCAGGAGACGTTAAGATTTTTTTCATATATAGTTTTATATACAATCTTAGCTTTAAATTATAAAGAAAAAAAGTATTTTAAAGGTTTTGTAAATAGTTTTGTGGCTTCAGTATTTGTTGTTAGTGTTATTGGATTGGTACAAAAAATCACTGGCATTGGGATAAGACACATATATGACTACAAAGTTAATGGTGTAACTATGGTTAGAATTTCATCAACATTAGGTAATCCGAATACTTTAGCTGCACTCATGATTTTGGCCATTTTTCCTATTGCAATGATGGCTTTTTTTGATAAAAATTTAAAAAATAAAACTTTTTATGGTGTCTTAATAGTACTTGTTATATATAATATGATATTAACAGGATCAAGAAATTCATATATAGCATTAGCATTAGGATTTTGTGTACTGGCTGTAATTTACAGTATTAAATTTATAATTCCTATAATAGCTTTGGGTGGGGTTTCTATGCTTATACCTCAGGTCACGAGCAGATTAATGAATATAAACAATAAGAATTTAAATGAGGCTAGAATAAAACTCTGGAAAACTGCATTAAAAATGATAAAAGAGCATCCCATATCAGGGGTTGGAAATGGAAATTACGTTAGTAACTATGATATATATGTAAAAAAGTATCCAGAGCTTAGATATCTTGACTATTCACATTTCCCTGTACATAATTCATATTTGAAGATAGAATCTGAACTTGGGGTATTTGGAGGAATATTTTTTATAGCAGCTATAATAAACATGTTTTTAAAGGTTTATTATACATATAAAAATTCAAATGATAAGCTTAGAAAAGCTTTTTATTTAGGTTTTACTGCATCTGCCGCTGCATTTATGGTTATGAATTTATCAGATAATCTTCTTTTTATACCTACAATAACTTCATTTTTTTGGATGTTTGTTGCATTAGGTGACAGACATTAG
- a CDS encoding WecB/TagA/CpsF family glycosyltransferase: MKFLNTNIDNVNMAEAIDTIDDFIKDGNYHYVVTPNVDHIVRLENDNEFREVYKNADLILIDGMPLVWISKWLKTPVKEKVSGSDLFPSVCELAANKGYSVFILGAAEGVAFKAGENLKKKYPGLKISGTFSPSFGFEKKPNEIKYIIDMINKIKPDILAIGVSAPKQEKFIYKYRKELRVPVSLAIGASIDIEAGNLKRAPRWMQKAGLEWFYRMFRQPKKIFKRVFIDDLKIIKVYSKYKKAN, encoded by the coding sequence ATGAAATTTTTGAATACAAATATAGATAATGTAAATATGGCAGAAGCGATTGATACTATAGATGATTTTATTAAGGATGGAAATTATCATTATGTTGTTACCCCTAATGTAGATCATATTGTAAGGCTTGAAAATGATAATGAGTTTAGAGAAGTATATAAAAATGCTGATTTGATTTTAATAGATGGTATGCCTTTAGTTTGGATTTCAAAGTGGCTTAAAACGCCAGTTAAAGAGAAGGTTTCAGGATCAGACTTGTTTCCAAGTGTATGTGAACTTGCTGCAAATAAGGGGTACTCTGTTTTCATTTTGGGTGCAGCTGAAGGCGTTGCATTTAAAGCAGGAGAAAATCTTAAAAAGAAATATCCTGGTCTTAAAATTTCAGGGACTTTTTCACCAAGTTTCGGTTTTGAAAAAAAACCAAATGAGATAAAATACATTATTGATATGATTAATAAAATAAAGCCAGATATACTGGCCATTGGTGTAAGTGCACCTAAACAGGAGAAATTTATATATAAATACAGAAAAGAGCTTAGGGTTCCAGTATCACTAGCTATAGGTGCTTCTATAGATATAGAGGCAGGAAATTTAAAAAGAGCACCACGATGGATGCAAAAAGCTGGACTTGAATGGTTTTATAGGATGTTCAGACAGCCTAAGAAAATATTCAAGAGAGTTTTTATAGATGATCTTAAGATAATAAAGGTATATTCTAAATATAAAAAAGCTAATTAG
- a CDS encoding polysaccharide deacetylase family protein, which produces MNYNQKKSNYAKEILYLKEQNQKLEKQNSDYQNDEVKLYKEQSEKLKIPILMYHWIEDGKGDELKVSKEKFKSEMEIVKQSGYTPISFNELYDFIKGNKPFGIKPILITFDDGYEDNYVNAYPVLKEYGFKGTIFAITDLINTCPYLSEKEIVELSNNNVDVESHAASHSKLSELSYEKQYNELKRSKEKLEGILHKKEYYLAYPFGKYNKDTISIAQKLGYRLAACTKEGFASKSDGSYELKRIYISNNYSLEEFKKLIN; this is translated from the coding sequence ATGAATTATAATCAAAAAAAATCTAATTATGCAAAAGAGATTTTATATTTAAAAGAGCAAAATCAAAAACTTGAAAAACAAAATTCAGATTATCAAAATGATGAGGTTAAACTTTATAAGGAACAAAGTGAAAAATTAAAAATACCAATTTTGATGTATCATTGGATTGAAGATGGCAAAGGTGACGAGCTTAAGGTCTCAAAGGAAAAATTTAAAAGTGAAATGGAAATAGTAAAACAAAGTGGGTATACACCTATAAGTTTTAACGAACTCTATGATTTTATTAAAGGCAACAAACCTTTTGGTATTAAACCAATACTTATAACTTTTGACGATGGATATGAAGATAATTATGTAAATGCCTATCCTGTGCTTAAAGAATATGGATTTAAAGGTACTATATTTGCCATAACAGATTTGATAAATACATGTCCATATCTTTCTGAGAAGGAAATAGTTGAACTTTCTAACAATAATGTAGATGTGGAATCTCATGCAGCTAGTCACTCTAAGCTTTCAGAATTGAGTTATGAAAAGCAGTATAATGAATTAAAACGTTCTAAAGAAAAGCTTGAAGGTATTTTGCATAAAAAAGAGTACTATTTGGCATATCCTTTTGGAAAATATAATAAGGATACGATTAGCATAGCTCAAAAACTTGGATATAGGCTTGCAGCATGTACTAAGGAAGGTTTTGCTTCAAAATCGGATGGAAGCTATGAGTTAAAGAGGATATATATAAGTAATAACTATAGTTTAGAAGAATTTAAGAAACTTATAAATTAA
- the rfbD gene encoding dTDP-4-dehydrorhamnose reductase, which translates to MKILVTGANGQLGREIQNQLKGRNVEVIPTDVKDLDITDVLAVNRFFSEKRPDIVINCAAHTAVDKCEEQYDLAYKINAIGPKNLAAAAYSVGAEIVQISTDYVFSGDATKPIIEFDKVNPQSAYGKTKLEGENFVKALNPKHYIVRTAWLYGDGKNFIKTMINLGKKYGEVTVVNDQVGTPTSTVDLAKVVLKLVDEKNYGLFHCTCKGICSWYDFAVEIFKLTGIDAKAIPCTSEEYAAKFPASAKRPKYSVLRNYMLELTTGDITRDWKESLKEYINWLEK; encoded by the coding sequence ATGAAAATACTTGTAACAGGAGCAAATGGTCAATTAGGAAGAGAAATTCAAAATCAGTTAAAAGGAAGAAATGTAGAGGTTATACCTACAGATGTTAAAGATCTAGATATAACTGACGTTTTAGCTGTAAATAGATTTTTCAGTGAAAAAAGACCAGATATAGTAATTAATTGTGCAGCACATACAGCAGTTGATAAATGTGAAGAGCAGTATGATTTGGCTTATAAGATAAATGCTATAGGACCTAAGAATTTAGCAGCAGCAGCATATAGTGTAGGAGCAGAGATTGTTCAAATTTCAACAGATTATGTTTTTAGTGGTGATGCCACAAAACCAATAATTGAATTTGATAAGGTTAATCCTCAATCTGCTTATGGAAAGACTAAATTAGAAGGGGAAAATTTTGTAAAGGCATTGAACCCAAAGCATTACATAGTTAGAACAGCATGGCTTTATGGTGATGGAAAAAATTTTATTAAAACTATGATAAATTTAGGAAAAAAATATGGTGAAGTAACAGTTGTAAATGATCAAGTTGGAACACCTACAAGTACAGTTGATTTAGCTAAAGTTGTTCTTAAATTAGTAGATGAAAAGAATTATGGTTTATTCCATTGTACATGTAAAGGAATATGTTCTTGGTATGATTTTGCAGTAGAAATATTTAAACTTACAGGAATTGATGCAAAAGCAATTCCATGCACTTCAGAAGAATATGCGGCAAAATTCCCAGCATCAGCTAAGAGACCGAAGTATTCTGTACTTAGAAATTATATGCTTGAACTTACAACAGGAGATATTACAAGAGATTGGAAAGAATCATTAAAGGAATATATAAATTGGCTTGAAAAATAG
- a CDS encoding flippase: MNKVIKNFFSMGFSTIVSQLVSFLTVTYSAHVLDKSGFGDISTVQAIIVYFSITVLFGLQTYGQREVAKDRANIENIVGEITAFRIIIFILSFIVLIVLAFILSFNSKSMAVLLILYSLTLLPNALCIDWVYNGIQEMKYNAVYNVLKNVIPFILIYLFLKKPSQINYYVVFILLGLAVATIYQFYIYFFREKFSLKLKINWNGIKKYTLYGWPFLASGILATINLNVDRIVIRFSWGSAVTGIYASAYTIISFLTNIETIIFGVVFPLMISYYNDKNMTALKELIKNVSKVVVAVITPIVLGGIILSKDIIVLLFGKVYESAYMPFSILLFYTLILFVREVYAYGLNAWNMEKKYLKAVTISSLFNLIVNLILTPYFGMNMAALITVASEVITIAIMKYYSDKIVKVAKYEFYLKILLPCFSMGAVTWILKYFHVNVVLNIILSAVGYLVFVIIFKYFTVDDIKKIAVRKS; encoded by the coding sequence ATGAATAAAGTAATAAAAAATTTTTTTTCTATGGGCTTTTCAACCATAGTATCACAACTTGTATCATTTCTTACAGTAACATATTCAGCTCATGTTTTAGATAAATCGGGTTTTGGAGATATATCAACAGTTCAGGCCATTATAGTATACTTTTCGATTACAGTACTTTTTGGACTTCAGACATATGGACAAAGGGAAGTTGCAAAAGACAGGGCAAATATTGAAAATATAGTGGGTGAAATAACAGCTTTTAGGATAATTATTTTTATTTTAAGTTTTATAGTACTGATTGTTTTAGCTTTTATTTTATCATTTAATTCTAAAAGTATGGCAGTTCTTTTAATCTTATACAGCTTAACACTTTTACCTAATGCTTTATGCATAGATTGGGTTTATAATGGAATTCAAGAGATGAAATACAATGCTGTATACAATGTACTTAAAAATGTGATACCTTTTATTTTGATATATTTATTTTTAAAAAAACCATCGCAAATTAATTATTATGTTGTTTTCATTCTTTTAGGACTTGCAGTTGCTACTATATATCAATTTTACATATACTTTTTTCGTGAAAAGTTTAGTCTTAAATTAAAAATAAATTGGAATGGAATAAAAAAATATACTTTGTATGGTTGGCCATTTTTAGCATCGGGAATACTGGCTACAATAAATCTTAATGTGGATAGAATTGTAATTAGATTTTCTTGGGGCAGTGCTGTTACAGGTATATATGCATCAGCGTATACTATCATTTCATTTTTGACAAATATTGAAACAATAATATTCGGAGTTGTATTTCCTCTTATGATAAGTTATTATAATGACAAAAATATGACTGCATTGAAAGAATTAATAAAAAATGTATCCAAGGTAGTTGTGGCTGTTATTACACCTATAGTTTTAGGTGGTATAATTTTGTCAAAAGATATAATAGTACTGCTGTTTGGAAAAGTATATGAAAGTGCTTATATGCCGTTTTCTATACTGCTATTTTATACTCTTATACTATTTGTTAGAGAAGTATATGCATATGGTTTAAATGCATGGAATATGGAAAAGAAATACCTTAAGGCTGTAACAATTTCATCTTTATTTAATTTGATTGTTAATCTAATACTTACACCTTATTTTGGTATGAATATGGCTGCATTAATAACAGTTGCTTCTGAAGTTATAACTATCGCTATTATGAAGTATTATTCGGATAAAATTGTTAAAGTAGCTAAATATGAATTTTATTTAAAGATATTGCTGCCATGTTTTAGTATGGGTGCTGTAACCTGGATACTAAAATATTTTCATGTGAATGTTGTTCTTAATATAATTTTAAGTGCAGTAGGGTATCTTGTATTTGTTATTATATTTAAATATTTTACTGTAGATGATATAAAAAAAATTGCAGTGAGAAAGAGTTGA
- a CDS encoding glycosyltransferase, translating into MKYCVLYPDAQNVHLIKDVGMIAYKMNKLYGADSVVACYENGSYDYLENEVKGLKIDFIEKKHRHIFNIYEYLKSKAKDIDVLQIFHITFNSVIYAFLYKHFNKKGTIFLKLDCSNKLVLKLENLKVFERIVLNTYLSKVDIIGVEQEEIFKKFKNMLIKFQDKLVNIPNGLDFDKEILSEKVDYNKKKNIIISVGRIGSPEKASDMLMSAFKNINEDIRRNWKLIFVGPIEDEFKQYIEEFFNKYPKMKESIIFKGPIYDRKLLFQEYRNAKIFCLTSKYESFAFSLIEAGALGNVIVSTDVGIASEIIKAHNGKSVPFDDVDALSDSLSTLIKDDDIKHKGMLTEEIVRDKYDWNKITKTLYKKLIEIRSKNQND; encoded by the coding sequence ATGAAATATTGTGTACTTTATCCTGATGCACAAAACGTTCATTTAATAAAGGATGTAGGTATGATTGCTTACAAAATGAATAAACTTTATGGTGCGGATTCTGTTGTAGCTTGCTATGAAAATGGAAGTTATGATTATCTTGAAAATGAGGTAAAGGGTTTAAAAATAGATTTTATAGAAAAAAAGCATAGGCATATTTTCAATATTTACGAATATTTGAAATCAAAAGCTAAGGATATAGATGTTCTTCAAATATTCCATATTACTTTTAATTCTGTGATATATGCTTTTTTGTATAAGCATTTTAATAAAAAGGGTACTATATTTTTAAAATTGGATTGTTCTAATAAACTTGTTTTAAAACTTGAAAATTTGAAAGTTTTTGAACGTATAGTATTAAATACATATTTAAGTAAGGTAGATATAATAGGTGTGGAGCAGGAAGAAATTTTTAAAAAATTTAAAAACATGCTCATAAAGTTTCAAGATAAACTTGTTAATATTCCTAATGGACTTGATTTTGATAAAGAAATTCTTAGTGAAAAAGTAGATTATAATAAAAAGAAAAATATTATTATAAGTGTTGGCAGAATAGGAAGCCCTGAAAAGGCTTCAGATATGCTAATGTCAGCCTTTAAAAATATAAATGAAGATATTAGACGTAATTGGAAATTAATTTTTGTAGGACCCATTGAGGACGAATTTAAGCAATATATAGAGGAGTTTTTTAATAAATATCCTAAAATGAAAGAGAGCATAATTTTTAAAGGACCTATTTATGATAGAAAATTACTATTTCAGGAATATAGAAATGCAAAAATATTTTGCTTGACATCTAAGTATGAGAGTTTTGCTTTTTCGTTAATTGAGGCGGGAGCCTTGGGAAATGTTATTGTTTCTACAGATGTTGGAATAGCATCTGAAATAATAAAAGCCCATAATGGTAAATCGGTTCCTTTTGACGATGTGGATGCTTTGAGTGATTCTTTAAGTACACTTATTAAGGATGATGATATAAAACATAAGGGAATGTTAACTGAAGAGATTGTTAGAGATAAGTACGATTGGAACAAAATCACAAAAACTTTGTACAAAAAGTTAATTGAAATTAGGAGTAAAAATCAAAATGATTAA
- a CDS encoding glycosyltransferase family 2 protein, which translates to MINDPKIFIIILNYNSYDDTIECIKSLKDIDYSNYNIVIVDNLSTDDSYLKLKNKLKGYNIIEADSNLGYASGNNIGIRYALNNGAEYVCILNSDVVVEKDFLKKLVGKMSENSKIGIAGSCICDYYKRDIIQGMGARINLYFAAARRNFKGENYNEIEKKDVFVDYVEGACFLIKREVFEKIGLIPENYFLFFEETEFCTRTLKAGYKIVSVYSSRVYHKGSATINKFGGLSYAYLNRNRVIFVRRNSKWYQKIIFSVYIFIEAFGRMIIRKEPLSLFKYIFYGFMANKNSIDMLDIQRYLK; encoded by the coding sequence ATGATTAATGATCCCAAAATATTTATAATAATTTTAAATTATAATTCTTATGATGATACTATTGAATGTATTAAAAGTTTAAAAGATATAGATTATAGCAATTATAATATTGTCATAGTAGATAATTTGTCTACGGATGATTCTTACTTAAAGTTAAAAAATAAACTCAAGGGCTATAATATTATAGAAGCTGATTCAAATTTAGGCTATGCAAGTGGAAATAATATAGGTATAAGATATGCACTTAATAATGGTGCGGAATATGTGTGCATACTTAATAGTGATGTAGTAGTTGAAAAAGATTTTTTGAAAAAGCTTGTAGGAAAAATGAGTGAAAATAGTAAGATAGGTATAGCAGGGTCATGTATATGTGATTACTACAAGAGAGATATTATTCAAGGTATGGGTGCAAGAATAAATTTATATTTTGCAGCTGCAAGAAGAAATTTTAAAGGCGAAAATTATAATGAAATTGAAAAAAAAGATGTTTTTGTAGATTATGTAGAAGGTGCCTGCTTTTTAATTAAAAGAGAAGTATTTGAAAAAATAGGACTTATACCAGAAAATTATTTTTTGTTTTTTGAAGAAACTGAGTTTTGTACTAGGACATTAAAAGCAGGATATAAAATTGTATCTGTATATTCAAGTAGAGTTTATCACAAAGGTTCAGCTACAATAAATAAGTTTGGAGGACTTTCGTATGCTTATCTAAATAGAAACAGGGTAATATTTGTAAGAAGAAACTCTAAATGGTATCAAAAGATTATTTTTTCAGTATATATTTTTATCGAAGCATTTGGAAGAATGATTATAAGGAAAGAGCCATTGTCACTTTTTAAATATATATTTTACGGATTTATGGCAAATAAGAACTCAATTGATATGTTAGATATACAAAGGTATTTAAAATGA
- a CDS encoding nitroreductase family protein, which translates to MDFYQVIKSRTSIKKFKNTPIAGPKLDNMLNAAMMAPSWKNKTSYSVIVVDDAAKKGAIANCVINADEEAKNAVNDAPMVIVVVGDKSQSGVINGKEYYLVDSAIAMEHFVLAAANEGYGTCWIASFDEQKIKTELRIPDKYSVVAITPVGEIAESKKHYEPKEASDHIYKNYWSMPYTEKKHLVMK; encoded by the coding sequence ATGGATTTTTATCAAGTAATAAAAAGTAGAACTAGTATAAAAAAATTTAAGAATACACCTATAGCAGGACCTAAATTAGATAATATGCTTAATGCTGCTATGATGGCACCTTCATGGAAGAATAAGACGTCGTATAGTGTTATTGTTGTAGATGATGCAGCTAAGAAGGGTGCAATTGCCAATTGTGTTATTAATGCTGATGAAGAGGCTAAGAATGCTGTAAATGATGCTCCTATGGTTATTGTAGTTGTTGGAGATAAATCACAATCAGGAGTTATAAACGGAAAAGAGTATTATTTAGTCGATAGCGCTATTGCTATGGAACATTTTGTTTTGGCTGCTGCCAATGAAGGTTATGGAACTTGCTGGATTGCTTCTTTTGATGAGCAGAAAATAAAGACAGAACTCAGAATACCAGATAAATATTCTGTAGTTGCCATAACACCTGTTGGAGAAATAGCAGAATCTAAAAAGCATTATGAACCTAAAGAGGCATCAGACCATATTTATAAAAATTATTGGAGTATGCCTTATACAGAAAAGAAACATCTTGTTATGAAATAA
- a CDS encoding cyclodeaminase/cyclohydrolase family protein has product MLEDLTIRGFIKELSSKAPTPGGGAVASLSASLSAALNCMVFNLTIGKKIYENYDEEVKQAIDTCLKESDRLKEYFLLGIDKDAEAFAKIIESYKLPKNTEKEKEYRHEMIQKASKFAAKVPENIAENSCKLFELIWISVKYGNKNVLTDAGAAAIMAASAIEMSILNIKINLNSIDDKDFRNKLEKNCSELSKSSDKWKRKILDEVFLNI; this is encoded by the coding sequence ATGTTAGAGGATTTAACCATAAGGGGATTTATAAAAGAACTTTCATCCAAGGCACCAACACCTGGTGGCGGTGCGGTAGCATCACTTTCAGCATCACTTTCAGCTGCACTTAATTGTATGGTTTTTAATCTTACAATAGGCAAAAAAATTTATGAAAATTATGATGAAGAAGTTAAACAAGCAATTGATACGTGTTTAAAAGAATCGGACAGGCTTAAAGAGTATTTCTTGTTAGGAATAGATAAGGATGCCGAAGCTTTTGCTAAAATAATAGAAAGCTATAAACTTCCTAAAAATACTGAAAAAGAAAAAGAATACAGGCATGAAATGATACAAAAAGCTTCAAAATTTGCTGCAAAAGTTCCAGAAAATATAGCTGAAAATTCATGCAAACTCTTTGAACTCATATGGATTTCAGTAAAGTACGGGAATAAAAATGTCCTAACAGATGCGGGAGCGGCAGCAATTATGGCAGCATCAGCCATAGAAATGTCTATACTAAACATAAAAATAAATCTAAATTCTATTGATGATAAAGATTTCAGAAATAAGTTGGAAAAAAATTGTAGTGAGCTATCTAAAAGTAGTGACAAATGGAAAAGGAAGATACTTGATGAGGTATTTTTAAATATATAA